The Homo sapiens chromosome 16, GRCh38.p14 Primary Assembly genome includes the window AGGGCTGACCTATCCCCCTCTCCCCGCAGGTCCCGGGCGAGGCGCCCGCGCCGTCCGCCGACCCGGCGCGTCCCCACGCGTGCCCCGACTGCGGCCGCGCCTTCGCGCGCCGCTCCACGCTGGCGAAGCACGCGCGCACGCACACGGGCGAACGGCCCTTCGGGTGCACCGAGTGCGGGCGGCGCTTCTCACAGAAGTCGGCGCTGACCAAACACGGCCGCACGCACACGGGCGAGCGGCCCTACGAGTGCCCCGAGTGCGACAAACGCTTCTCGGCCGCCTCGAACCTGCGGCAGCACCGGCGGCGGCACACGGGCGAGAAGCCGTACGCATGCGCGCACTGCGGCCGCCGCTTCGCGCAGAGCTCCAACTACGCACAGCACCTGCGCGTGCACACGGGCGAGAAGCCGTACGCGTGCCCGGACTGCGGACGCGCCTTTGGCGGCAGCTCGTGCCTGGCGCGCCACCGACGCACGCACACGGGCGAGCGGCCCTACGCTTGCGCCGACTGCGGCACGCGCTTCGCTCAGAGCTCGGCGCTGGCCAAGCACCGGCGCGTGCACACGGGCGAGAAGCCGCACCGCTGCGCTGTGTGTGGCCGTCGCTTCGGCCACCGCTCCAACCTGGCGGAGCACGCGCGCACGCACACAGGCGAGCGGCCCTACCCCTGCGCCGAGTGCGGCCGCCGCTTCCGCCTAAGCTCGCACTTCATTCGCCACCGACGCGCGCACATGCGGCGCCGCCTGTATATTTGCGCCGGCTGCGGCAGGGACTTCAAGCTGCCCCCTGGCGCCACGGCCGCCACTGCCACCGAGCGTTGCCCGGAGTGTGAGGGCAGCTGAGTCCCGCAGGGCTGCGGAGGGGCGCGCTGGGGCTTCGACCTGGCTGCACTAACCCAGGCTCCTCCTCGCCCCGGCCTCCGGGTCTGGGAAATTGAGGGGACGGCAGGCCCGGCTGCCCTGGAACTGGGAGACAGGGAGAATCCCCTGCCGGGGTCCCTGGAAACAGTGCCCACCCCACATCACTACATTCCCTCGGCCCGTGTTAGTGAATAAAGTATTATATCCTCACCCCACCCGTGCCTGTGAGTGAGGTgggtgggagaggaagaaagTTGGGGTTCTCCAGGCTCAGGTGCCAAGTGAGTTGTCAAGGAACCAAATGGGGATGTAAACCTAAAAGGGGTTCCCGGCACCTCGGTTTGTGTTGGTTGGAGGTGATCGCACACTTGGCCCTTGGTTACGTCCTCATAACCTTAGACCTGAAAGGGCCCATAAATATACTATGTTCACGATCAGACACGCACTGCATTCGGCAGAGCTCCAGTGAGCAAGGCACGACCCTCAGATCTCAGTCTAGTGAAGGAGAGAAAACTGTAATAACACTACGTTAAAGGTTTTAACTGCTTTGTTATGTAAGCTTACCCAGCCCGgcgcacagtgactcacgcctgtaatcccagcactttgggagggcgaggctagcagatcacttgaggttaggagttcgataccagcctggccaacatggtgaaacccggtctctactaaaaatacaaaaattaactgggtgtggtggcgggcgcctgtaatcccagctactgagggggctgaggcatgagaatcacttgaacctgggagacagaggttgcaatgaaccgagatagtgccattgcactccggcctgggcaacagaggaagactgcctcaaacaaacaaaaaacaacaaaccaaaccaaaccaaaccaaaaaaatctCAAAGCGATTGGACctagcagctcatgcctgtaatctccagcactttgggaggcggaggcaggaggatctcttgaagtcaagagtttgagatcagcctggagaacaaagtgagacccccatctattaaaaaaagaaaaaaaaaggctgggcatggtgaggcACACTTGTAGTCACAGcaaatgaggaggctgaggtgggaggatcacttgagcacaggaggttgaggctacagtgagctaatattgtggcactgcactccaggctgggcgacagagtgaggctgtctcaaaaataaataaaaatttaaaattccaaagttataaaaaattttttcttgttttctactgTGCAACCCACTTCAGTGCCAGCAGCCTACAGGCATAGAGGCCCGGCAATGGTTGGGGCTACAGTTTGCTCTGGCATGGGGTACTATGAGAGGCCTAGGGAATCCAGCCCATCATAAATCCAAACCCATGcgttgttttaaatttattttgggcCGGGtaaggtggcttacgcctgtaatcccagcagtttgggaggctgaggcaggcagatcacctgaggtcaggagttcgagaccagcctggccaacatggtgaaaccctatctctactaaaaatacaaaaattaattagcctgtaatcccagctactcagaaggctgagacagagtgagactccatctcaaaaaaacaaaaaacaaaaacatcagctgggcgtggtggcagacgcctgtaatcccagctacttgggaggctgaggcaggagaattgcttgaacatgggaggtggaggttgcagtaagctgagatcacaccattgcactccagcctgggtgacaagagtgagactctgtctcaaaaaaaaatagtaataaaaaataaaaataaatttatttattttgtagagacagggtctcgctatggtgcccaggctggtctccatatcctagcctcaagcaatccttccacctctgcctcccgaagtgctgagatcaggcatgagccaccatgcctggctaggtaaatcttttctgtccatttttgctaCAGCCAATGAATGGCAGAGACAAGTAAATAGGCACTTGCAGTCCAGTGTCAACTGGTGCTATGATGGAGGAAGATAGGCTCTTCTCAGAGGTGATGTTTAAGTTGGGTCTGGAAGGTGAAGCTGGGGTTCGGGAAGTGTGGAGAGAGCCCCTAAAGCTGCATTCCAGGGTCATTAGAGCTTGCAAATGTTCCCTGGGGTGGAATGGGGGGACAAAAAGCAAGAGGGTTTTGGAAGTGAGGTTAAAGTATCCAAGGTAGCAAAGCCTTGAGGGCTTAGAGGGGAAGGATGGATCTGACATCTGTAGGGAGCTGGAACTCATAGCAGTGGACCTGGGGTTGAGGGAAAGGAGATGGGACTGACTTCATTTCTTAGCTTGGGTGACTGCAGGACAGTGTCACTGAGATGGGGGTGCAGGATGAAGAGCAAGACAGGAGGTTAAGTGGGGCAACTGTTACACCCCAGTCTGGACATGCTGAATGTTAGGTCAGCATGAGGGAGGGGATTGGCAATAATAGCTTAGAGATATCAGGTCTGGAGTTCGTCTGGAGTCCATGACACCATGTCCAGAAGAAAGCACTCAAGAAGAGTCTTgaaagtggccaggcgcggtggctcacgccggtaatcccagcactttgggaggccgagggaggaggatcacttgaggccaggagttcaagaccaacttgggcaatatggtaagaccccgtctccactaaaaataaggaaaaatagcCAGAGGTAGGAAGAAAACCAGGTAAGCATCTTATCTGGGAAATCTAGAGGAAAGTGTTTCAGGGAGAGTGGAGGATCAGCTGCTGCTCTGGTGCCCGCTGCATTTGTCATGAAGGTGGGGATAGTGGTGAGAGTCGTTTCAGTGGAGGGGGGTGAAAACCAGCCAGGAGGCAAGGTTGTAAATGGGACAGTGGGGAAGCAGATTGGGGGAATTTAGCCAACCCTTTGAAGATACTGCTCGAGGTTTGATGGTTTCACTTTTGGCAACAGGGAAGGGATTCATATATGCTTTCTGCACGGGAAGAAAGGGCTAATGCAGAGAAGCTGATCATACAGAAGGGAAAGCAGACACCCAATTAAAGAGAGGAAGGAATCAGGGCTTCATAAGAATGCGGATCCCATTATCACTGGACAGCCAGAAGACAGGCGGGTTTGGGCACATAATCTGATGCACTGTTTTACCTGGGAAATAAGAATGGGGGTCAATGGATAAGAAATATAAGAGAGTGAGGCCAGGAAAGGAGAATGCCTCATTTTACTGAGATGCAGACTGCCTCAGAGAGGCAGCAAGTCAGTGACCAttgtagattcttttttttttttttttttttgagacggagtctcgctctgtccctcaggctggagtgcagtggcacgatctcggctcactgcaagctccgcctcctgggttcacgtcattctgcctaagcctcccaagtagctgggactacaggtgcctgtcaccacgcccggctaattttttgtatttttagcagagacggggtttcactgtgttagccaggatggtcttgatctcctgacttcatgatccgcccgcctcagcctcccaaagtgctgggattacaggtgtaagccactgcacccggctgaccATTGAAGATTCTGAAAGCACAGATGTCCACTGGTATACGTGGGGGACTGTTTCCAGGacacacccccatccccaccgTGTACACAAATCCACGCATACTCAAGCCCCAGTCAGCCCTGCGGAACCCACATATGGGAAAAGCTGGTCCTCCACATACATGGGTTTTGCATCCCACAAATACTGTATTGTTGAACCATGTctggttgaaaaaaaattcaaccaaatGTGGACTTACACAGCTCaaacccgtgttgttcaagggtcaactgcagTTTAAAAGTCCTTTCCCCTACATTAGCCTACCCTATGACGGAGGCAGCCAGAGGTATCTCAGAAAAAAGTGatgtgcccaaagtcacacaacagGCAAATCTTACACACtcaacactttctttttttttttttgagacggattctcgctctgtcacccaggctggagtgcagtggcatgatcttagctcactgcaacctctgactcccgggttcaagcaattctccctgcctcagcctccggagtagctgggattacagacacccgctaccacgcccagctaatttttgtatttttagtagagatagggtttcaccatgttggccgggttggtctcgaactcctgacatcaggggatccacctgcctcagcctcccaaagtgctgggattacaggcgtgagccaccacgctcggccctCAACACTATCTTTAGGTGGAGAGGAAAAACAATAAATTGGCCTTGGTGTGGCAGGGTGGGTAGCCTTTACTTTTACCAAGGAGGAAGCCCTATTTCGCCCCACATCAGAGACCTGACCCTGATTTCCTGCTCTGGGCCCGATAGTTGAGTTAAAAAGgtaaataaggccaggcgcggggactcacgccggtaatcccagcactttgggaggctgaggtgggcgtatcacgaggtcaggagttcgagaccagcctggccaacatagtgaaaccccatctctactaaaattacaaaaattggccggatATGGTTGcatgcacctttaatcccagctacttgggaggctgaggcaggagaatcgctggaacctgggaggcggaggttgcagtgagctgagatcacgccactgcactccagcctgggtgacagagcgagactcagtctcaaaatatatatataaataaataaaaaggcaaacgactgggcacggtggctcaggcctgtaatcccagcactttgggaagccaaagtgggcagatcacctaaggtcagaagttcaagaccggcctggccaacatggtgaaaccccatctctactaaaaatacaaaaaagtaaccgggcgtggtggcgggcacctgtagtcccagctactcgggaggctgaggcaggagaatggtgtgaacccgggaggtggagcttgcagtgagccgagatcacaccactgcactccagcctgggcgaaagagtgagactccgtctcaaaacaataaaaaaaaaagctgggcgtgatggtgggcacctgtaatccccgctactgggaggctaaggcatgagaatcgcttgaactcaggaggcagaggttgcagagagccgagatcataccgccgcactccagccaggcctacaagagcaggactctgtctcaaaaaaaaaaaaaaaaggaaaacaggtaATAACAGTAACTGCAAAACTTACCAAGTGTactttactatgtgccaggccccgCCCTGAGCATTCACATAACTCATTGAAACCTCACGACCCTATTGGGCAGGtactattctttttatttgataGACAAGGAAGCTGAAGTGCAGAACGATTAATTTGAGTAATGTCATTTAGCTTGCAAGTGTCAAAGATGGCATTTGAACCCAGACAGCCTGGCTCCACCATCTGGACTCTTACAGCCTTCAATCTCTAAGAGGGGGAAGGAACTTACATGACATCCTACTGGGAATTTGCTAGAAACCAGATCTCTCTGCCCTGCAGGCAAAAGGTACAACAGGGAAACACGAGAATGGGTCTCAGAGGCACCCCTGGTACCCCCGTCATCACCTGCTGAGACAGAGAGCCTCCCTGGCCATCCAGGAATAATCTAGAAGTTATCGCCCAAAACCATTTTACTGGGAGAACAAACACCAGGAGGCTACCTTCTAGAGGCTGCTGGGCCTCAGACCTCAAGAAGTGGAGGCCTCAGGCCCATGATCTATTCTGAAAAGACTAGAAAAAGGCTCCAGGGCCAGGCCACTCTCTGCTCTTCAGACACCACCCTGAGTTGCAAGTCCTGTGGCCATCTTTCTAGGTTGAGGTCTGGCCTGTGGAGTCACAGGGAATGTCCGCAGGCCCCACAGCCTGGTCTTCAGAGATGGCCCCATGGGGCAATTCTGTATACTTGCGGGAAGAGCTGCGGGCCAGATGGGCTGGGTAGCGTCGCCGGTTGATGTCCATTTTGGAGAGCACTGCTAGCGGCAGATCCACACGGCAGCGGGCTGCTAATGCCACCAGGTAGATGAGGACGTCACTAAGCTCCTCTTGAAGGGCTGCCCGTTCCCTGGGGGACCAGCCTTGGGGGCCAGGTTCCCCATCGGTTTTCCACTGACTAGGGGCAgaacacagacagacacacactcagATGTAACCTGGGGCAATGGGCTCTGCCAGTCCTTGCAGTAATAACACCCACCTCCAAGGACGACCTAACCAATCTGGGCCCTGGGAAGAGTCAGGTGGGGAAGAGACCCCGACAGATGATACCAAGATGTCTGTGTCTCTCCCTGGGCCAAGGAGTGGCCAAAAGAATGTTTCATCTGTTGAGACAAAGCTTTGAGGCCCAATTCTAATTCTCTCCAGCCCTAGCCGTCACCACCACAGACCAAACCTCGGACCTGGACCACTGCAGAAGCCTCCCCACTCATCTCCTGGCTAGCTCATCTTCTACTCCTGCCCAGaccatcttttctattttttgagacggagtctcgctctgtcgcccaggctggagtggagtgcaatggggcgatactgcaacctccgcctcccgggttcaagcgattctcctgcctccgtcttccgagttgctgggattacaggcatgtgccgccatgcccggctaattttgtttttctagtagagacagggttttgccatattggccaggctggtctcgaactcctgacctcaggtgagccgccctcctcggcctctcaaagtgctgggattacaggcatgagccaccgcacccggcccacaccatcttttaaaagcacaaatcaggcttggcgcagtggctcacgcctataatcccagcacttggggaggctgaagcgggtggatcatgaggtcaggagttcaagaccagcctggccaagatggtgaaaccccgtctctactaaatatacaaaaaaattagctgggcatggtggtgggcacctataatcccaggtactcaggaggctgaggcagagaaattcttgaacccaggaggcagaggttgcagtgagccgagatcgcaccacagcattccagcctgggaaacagagcaagactccgtctcaaaaaaacaacaaaacaaaacaaaatgaaacaaaaaaaattggctgggtgccatggctcatgcctgtaatcccagcactttgggagggtgaagtgggtagatcacctgaggtcaggagtccgagaccagcctggccaacaaggtgaaaccccatctctacagaaaatacgaATTAGttaggcatagtggcgcatgcctgtaatctcagctacttgggaggctgaggcaggagggcagaagaatcgcttgaacccgggaggcggaggttgcagtgacccgccatgacgccatcacactccagccttggtaacaggagcagaactccgtctcaaaaactaaacaaaacaaaacaaaacgagaCCCCACAAATTGtatttttccccttctctgctaaaatacaaactGTGCTTGGAATACAATCTAAACTCTTGACAAAGCCCTCCTGTCCTGCATGGGCTGACGCCTGCCTTTTCCAATGCCACTGCCCCCCACTCTCACTCCCCGCCTAAGGCCACTTTGGCTTGTTCTGCCTTGCACACAGGCCAGACTGTCACAGGCCTTTTGCATTCACTGCTCCCTCTGCCTTGAATGCTTCCCCATCCCCCATCATTCCCAGGGCTAGCTCCTTCCTGTTATTCAGGGCTCAGCCTAGATGTCACCTCCTGGCTCGTCAccttgtgtgttttttgtttgttcgtttttgtttttgacagagtcttgctctgtcgcccaggctggagtgcagtggcacgatcttggctcactgcaagctccgcctcccaggttcacgccattctcctgcctcagcctcctgagtagctgcgactacaggcgcctgccaccacacccagctaattttttgtatttttagtagagatggggtttcaccgtgtcagccaggatggtctcgatctcctgacctcatgatccgcctgccttggtctcccaaaatgctgggattacaggtgtgagccacagcacctggccggtttttttttttttttgagacagagtcttgctgttgcctaagctggagtgcaatggcgtgatcttggctcactgccagctctgcctcccggattcaagcgattctcctgcctcagcctcctgagtagctgtgattataggcgcctgtgaccacacccggctaatttttgtatttttagtagagacagggtttcagcctgttggccaggctggtcttttttgttttgttttgttttgttttttgagacggagtcttgctctgtcgccctggctggaatgcagtggcacaatcttggcttactgcaacctctgcctccagggttcaagcaattctcctgcctcagcctcacgagtagctgggactacaggggtgtgccaccatgcccagctaatggttgtattttttagtagagacagggtttcaccatgttggccaggctggtcttgaactcctgacctcaggtgatctgcctgcctcggcctcccaaagtgctgggattacaggtgtgagccaccgcacctggacctTTTtcgttgggttttttttttttttgagacggagccttgctctgtcgcccaggctagagtgcagtggcgcgatctcggctcactgcaagctccgcctcctgggttcacgccattctcctgcctcagcctcctgcgtagctgggactacaggcgcccgccaccacgcccggctaatttttttgtatttttagtagagacggggtttcaccgtgttagccaggatggtcttgatctcctaacctcatgatctgcccgtctcagcctcccaaagtgctgggattacaggtgtgagccaccccgcccagccccttttttgtt containing:
- the ZNF771 gene encoding zinc finger protein 771 isoform X1 encodes the protein MVATCGGWRFELFKALNAGMSGDTKMPGEQQAEEEEEEEMQEEMVLLVKGEEDEGEEKYEVVKLKIPMDNKEVPGEAPAPSADPARPHACPDCGRAFARRSTLAKHARTHTGERPFGCTECGRRFSQKSALTKHGRTHTGERPYECPECDKRFSAASNLRQHRRRHTGEKPYACAHCGRRFAQSSNYAQHLRVHTGEKPYACPDCGRAFGGSSCLARHRRTHTGERPYACADCGTRFAQSSALAKHRRVHTGEKPHRCAVCGRRFGHRSNLAEHARTHTGERPYPCAECGRRFRLSSHFIRHRRAHMRRRLYICAGCGRDFKLPPGATAATATERCPECEGS
- the ZNF771 gene encoding zinc finger protein 771, with amino-acid sequence MPGEQQAEEEEEEEMQEEMVLLVKGEEDEGEEKYEVVKLKIPMDNKEVPGEAPAPSADPARPHACPDCGRAFARRSTLAKHARTHTGERPFGCTECGRRFSQKSALTKHGRTHTGERPYECPECDKRFSAASNLRQHRRRHTGEKPYACAHCGRRFAQSSNYAQHLRVHTGEKPYACPDCGRAFGGSSCLARHRRTHTGERPYACADCGTRFAQSSALAKHRRVHTGEKPHRCAVCGRRFGHRSNLAEHARTHTGERPYPCAECGRRFRLSSHFIRHRRAHMRRRLYICAGCGRDFKLPPGATAATATERCPECEGS
- the DCTPP1 gene encoding dCTP pyrophosphatase 1; its protein translation is MSVAGGEIRGDTGGEDTAAPGRFSFSPEPTLEDIRRLHAEFAAERDWEQFHQPRNLLLALVGEVGELAELFQWKTDGEPGPQGWSPRERAALQEELSDVLIYLVALAARCRVDLPLAVLSKMDINRRRYPAHLARSSSRKYTELPHGAISEDQAVGPADIPCDSTGQTST